From Pongo pygmaeus isolate AG05252 chromosome 2, NHGRI_mPonPyg2-v2.0_pri, whole genome shotgun sequence, a single genomic window includes:
- the LOC134739171 gene encoding serine/threonine-protein kinase kin-29-like — translation MSGLTSKIQGPAPNMQVSPEREMHHCAQHHSSGSESLPEKAAGRKQKVRVAPEGTDFMCNRARRSPCLSALSRTAEVVLKGNWEVTESLGGVGYTGGQQVCQRETEKKTAEKSSPGVRTKLNIFFDKECNIKIANYGFSSTFAKRDNIAKRTFNGTLPYAGPELFLGHGYQCPAINIWSLGIIICKMVAGALPFYEQNCKDILKKKKQN, via the coding sequence GGCCCAGCTCCTAACATGCAGGTGTCACCAGAGAGAGAGATgcatcactgtgcccagcaccatAGCTCTGGCTCAGAGAGTTTGCCTGAGAAAGCAGCAGGCAGAAAACAGAAGGTGCGAGTTGCTCCCGAAGGAACTGACTTCATGTGCAACAGAGCTCGGAGAAGTCCATGCCTAAGCGCACTCTCCAGAACAGCGGAGGTTGTGCTGAAAGGCAACTGGGAGGTGACGGAGAGCCTGGGAGGTGTGGGCTACACTGGAGGCCAGCAAGTCTGCCAGAGAGAAACGGAAAAAAAGACAGCTGAGAAGAGCTCTCCTGGGGTCAGAACAAAGCTCAATATCTTCTTTGACAAAGAATGTAACATCAAAATAGCCAACTATGGGTTTAGTTCAACATTTGCAAAGAGAGACAACATTGCAAAGAGAACGTTTAATGGGACTCTCCCTTATGCAGGCCCAGAACTCTTCCTGGGCCATGGGTACCAATGCCCAGCCATCAACATTTGGAGCCTTGGCATCATCATATGCAAAATGGTGGCTGGGGCCCTGCCATTTTATGAGCAGAACTGTAAGgatatactgaaaaaaaaaaaacaaaactaa